A window of Oncorhynchus tshawytscha isolate Ot180627B unplaced genomic scaffold, Otsh_v2.0 Un_contig_866_pilon_pilon, whole genome shotgun sequence contains these coding sequences:
- the LOC112242289 gene encoding suppressor of cytokine signaling 7: protein MMVRDTLAGTTVEPSQNHAAPTQNQDGTQQLPGETLEHVEQQNRVQEQQNQLLELENFELLGQENELLEQQILEQQNQLLELENFELLGQENELLEQQNLEQQIQLLELENTVQTSTDNRTTPPDKTSSGGALHPKWPHQSNFRATRSSVPPPWPSPSVPSPWPSPSVPLPWPSPSVPLPWPSPSVPLPWPSPSVPLPWPSPSVPLPWPSPSVPLPCLGPLLHLPDPIPDSWPTHLRPFFSQQEYLLVRHTHRQLVHSGYYWGPMEMEEAHRTLLLTPPGSFLIRDSSQPDVFFTLSYHGDWGPVSVRVLLTSQSFRLNGSNKAFDSLFALLRFYVESSHRRLRRAWRRERPMTLQQLCRGRIVELYGAERIDSLPGLNQVVIQYLQDYPYSI, encoded by the exons ATGATGGTCAGAGACACTCTGGCAGGAACCACAGTGGAACCATCGCAGAACCACGCGGCACCCACGCAGAACCAGGACGGAACCCAGCAGCTTCCAGGGGAAACCCTAGAACACGTAGAACAACAGAACCGCGTTCAAGAACAACAGAACCAACTCCTAGAACTCGAGAACTTCGAACTCTTAGGTCAAGAGAATGAACTCTTAGAACAACAGATCCTAGAACAACAGAACCAACTCCTAGAACTCGAGAACTTCGAACTCTTAGGTCAAGAGAATGAACTCTTAGAACAACAGAACCTAGAACAACAGATCCAACTCTTAGAACTAGAGAATACGGTCCAGACCAGCACAGACAACCGGACCACACCTCCAGACAAGACCAGTTCTGGCGGTGCCCTCCATCCAAAGTGGCCTCACCAGAGCAACTTTAGAGCGACTAGATCCAGTGTCCCTCCCCCCTGGCCAAGCCCCAGTGTCCCTTCCCCCTGGCCAAGCCCCAGTGTCCCTCTCCCCTGGCCAAGCCCCAGTGTCCCTCTCCCCTGGCCAAGCCCCAGTGTCCCTCTCCCCTGGCCAAGCCCCAGTGTCCCTCTCCCCTGGCCAAGCCCCAGTGTCCCTCTCCCCTGGCCAAGCCCCAGtgtccctctcccctgcctcgGACCTCTTCTCCACTTGCCCGATCCGATCCCAGACTCCTGGCCCACACACCTCCGGCCCTTCTTCAGCCAGCAGGAGTATCTTCTAGTGCGACACACACACCGTCAGCTGGTTCACAGTGGCTACTACTGGGGCCCTATGGAGATGGAGGAGGCCCACCGCACACTGCTACTCACACCGCCTGGGAGCTTCCTCATCAG GGACAGCAGTCAGCCGGACGTCTTCTTCACCCTCAGTTACCACGGCGACTGGGGGCCCGTCAGTGTCCGCGTCCTCCTGACCAGTCAGAGTTTCCGCCTCAACGGCAGTAACAAGGCCTTTGATTCGTTGTTCGCCTTGCTGCGGTTCTACGTGGAGTCATCCCATAGGCGGCTGCGGAGGGCGTGGCGCAGGGAGCGACCCATGACCTTACAGCAGCTGTGTAGGGGACGAATCGTGGAGTTGTACGGAGCGGAGAGGATAGATTCACTACCTGGGCTCAACCAGGTGGTCATACAGTATCTACAGGACTATCCTTATAGTATATAG